The following is a genomic window from Fundulus heteroclitus isolate FHET01 chromosome 16, MU-UCD_Fhet_4.1, whole genome shotgun sequence.
TTGGACAAGGTGGAGCCATAGCCCCTGACAGCCTTTCATACTCACTCAAAGATCTTTTGCAGCTGCTGCATTTCTGTGTAGCCTTTAAACAACGGCCTGTAGAACACAAGAGCAGGGCTGCAGATAACTGTGCTTACTCTGCGATTGTGAAACGTTACGGCCCTAGATTTAAAAGGAAACTCCAGAGTTAGATATTtgtgtttctctttctttctttttttttctcctcacctCAAGAGAAAAAGCTCAGCAAAGATGCAGCCAGCGCTCCACATGTCCACTGAGGACATGTAAACAGTGTTCAGCAGCACCTCTGGAGCTCGGTACCACAAGGTCACGACCTAAAAGCAGCAGTGGGAAAGGAGTTGGAGACAGAAATATATTCAAACGGGGGtgggggagaagaaaaaaaaaaaaagaaaattttacaccTCAGGCtgaaaaacactgtttttttggTGCAAAATATCAGTAAAATGTCTGACTTGTGTAACATTTACACAGGGCGTAAGAGCGATATTAAAGGTGACAATCCGTGCCAGTCCAAAGTCTGCAATCTTGATCTCTCCGCGGTTGCTGACCAGGATGTTCTCCGGCTTTAGGTCCCGATGCAGGATGAGGTTTGTGTGCAAGAAGTCCAGTCCTcgcagcagctgctgcatcGTATCCTGGGACCAACGTGGCACAGATCATCAAATCCGACCCAAGAGCTGCAGCGATCCAGGTGAAATATACTCAGGTGTTCTCACCTTTATCAAGTCCCGGCCCAGACCACTCGAAGGAGCCTTGGACAGGAGAGTGGACAGGTCCTGGTCGATGTATTCCAGCACCAGAGTGAGGTCCAGGGTCGACCCCACATATACAGCAGATGCATCTAAGAGCCTGAAGAACATACAAGTTTGACTGGAGACGTTCTAGATAGGGATGCACGATATAGCAGCATTAACATCGGCCAATGCTCGTCATTTTTTAACCCATCGGTATCGGTCTGATAGGTAAAATTGGTTATTACATAACAGTAATATTAATATTGGCCCAAAttttcatatcggtgcatccTTAGTTTTAAACGttagaaacaatgaaaaatgtgaaactaCAAACCTAGACTTGAAATTAAATCCGAGAGTCTGGGAATCAGGTTTGCAAAAAGATCACCTACAATATACTCAAGCACAGAGATAAAATCATAATCTTGATTAATCAGAGAATATCTATGTGCCACACATCACAAATGtagcctgagaaaaaaaaagtctctcaaattttattttattttacttcatcaAAATACAACTAGGGATTCAAGATGGCTGAAACCGCTGCTTGTTTCTGAGCAACTGCTGAATGCTCTGAGGAATTTAACATGTTTGACAAAAGCTgtcaaataaaaagaagattaaCCGTGTTTTGATGCAGCACACACATTAAAACTTTTACTGTTATTTGCATTATTAGGTTTGATAAACAATGCATAAACCTACGGAATAGTAAGTAAAAGTGTATTTcttagcacctttcacagacactgacatcacaaagtgcttcacaggagccaaaacaatctaaaaacataaaacttgcTTAAGCAAATGCCTGTCTTAACATGTCTTTACGTGTTTCTTAGAAGAGACTGTGGATTCTGTGCAGTGAAGAGACAGCGGGAGAGTGTTCCAAAATCTCAGAGTAACTACCTGAAAAGCACGATCGCCGCAATTTTTAAAAcgggggtccgttcttcgtacgtcgctaactcagttagcaggatttcattgttgacaatttggcatgatcttggatcgtttggttcttcgaaagacatcctgcacttgttgtcatagcaacatgtgcgccagtttaaacctgctccagagcaggcttatttcatgtaaacaagattagatcacggctgtataagcggaggagatgggaagtctgccgtagccatgtccatttttacgactgcaacctgttgcggaaggtgcaagaataacttgcagagttttttgaattaatcgcgtgttgcgcaatagacaggttgcgcagcgcgacagtgtaattgtagagagatttttcttggtggctgttataaacagacaaacacatcatttaacagtggcttttaaagaggaaaaagtggtgttagcgccataaatagaaaatatttaagtgatttgtatgatggtttgctttttatttttattattttcaataggaagatttgttcgggccattttattgtgaagtttagtttactttgaaaggcttgcttcctgtcgacccgtatattgtattagaaaaaactatggatggattatctagacacggagcaatacagttttaccgtgtaaactgtggatgacttggaaaaggaagattttcattttttatggataaagatttttttttttgttaaaattcccagtttgcatgcgtcctttacttcccgtgtctaaggactGACACCGatatttggatctcttgacataacaagtgcctttttaaaataaagtataataaagtagctcacccgctactaccatctaatgtagaacagattactagatcaatgtgtgcttctgtgcttttttgtctctcttgttgtgtctctgttctgtcttctgtaaccccagtcggtcgaggcagatgaccgttcatactgagcccggttctgccggaggtttttccttcccgctaatgggtggtttttcttcccactgtcgcttcatgcttgctcagtatgagggattgcagcaaagccatgtgcaatgcagatgactcttcctgtggctctacggttccccaggagtgaatgctgcttgtcgggactttgatgcaatcaactggtttccttatataggacatttttgaccaatctgtataatctgacccaatctgtataatatgattgaacttgactttgtaaagtgccttgagatgacatgtttcatgatttggcgctatataaataaaattgaattgaattgaataattaaaggcaaccattttgtagaatattcttgtatttcacttttacttgttcccatgttctagt
Proteins encoded in this region:
- the cdk21 gene encoding cyclin-dependent kinase 6, producing MDVCPESLRYELLTEVGEGSFGRVYKAREVGGKQRLLAVKKFHFSCGSEEAGIPPPMIREVALLRKVGYFNHPNIVKLLDASAVYVGSTLDLTLVLEYIDQDLSTLLSKAPSSGLGRDLIKDTMQQLLRGLDFLHTNLILHRDLKPENILVSNRGEIKIADFGLARIVTFNIALTPCVVTLWYRAPEVLLNTVYMSSVDMWSAGCIFAELFLLRPLFKGYTEMQQLQKIFEVIGLPDEEDWPRETPILYSDRLGPRVSCTRLLPNLDQDENDLLSRCLIFSPSRRISAAEALTHPFFVKP